A window of the Lactuca sativa cultivar Salinas chromosome 5, Lsat_Salinas_v11, whole genome shotgun sequence genome harbors these coding sequences:
- the LOC111908722 gene encoding calmodulin-binding protein 60 B: MVPKRPLSEEEEEGNSSGFPNPESNESGSSSNVRNVMHMFSHEEFEARLEPLIRGVVQDGVQLAIQNFFGTLPRSPSDALDTSSTPSLQLRFLNRLLPTFFTGNSIESEDRSGIKVGLFDTNSNKIVSFGPLSSQKIVLVPLDGDFPFDDQEDWSESYFDAKVVSARVGKRPLLTGDLVVALKDGVADLGDVVFTDNSCWRRSRTFRLGAKLAQSATGGVRIKEAKSQAFVVKDQRGESYKKHHPPSLGDDIWRLERIAKDGVVQGLLASYKIYTVKDFLQMYNTNKSSLCGVLGGPNNNNWKKIIKHAKACVVDEKLYMYSCVAEGIGILFNSILEVVGATFDGEYHISMNELTDFQKSMVEALKQQIYKDLEGMLPMEDLSMVATPVLTTNLHDQLQRKAELDPFSNFSE, from the exons ATGGTACCAAAACGACCCTTAAGcgaggaggaggaagaaggaaaTAGTTCTGGATTTCCTAATCCGGAATCAAATGAAAGTGGGTCTTCAAG CAATGTTAGAAATGTGATGCATATGTTTTCTCATGAAGAATTTGAGGCAAGATTGGAACCATTAATTCGAGGAGTG GTGCAAGATGGGGTGCAGCTTGCAATTCAAAATTTCTTTGGTACACTACCAAG ATCTCCTTCTGATGCACTTGATACGTCTAGTACACCATCCTTGCAGCTTCGTTTCCTCAATAGGCTGCTTCCTACATTTTTCACTGGAAATAGTATAGAATCTGAGGACAGGAGTGGTATAAAAGTAGGGTTATTTGATACTAATTCCAATAAGATTGTGTCGTTTGGACCCTTGTCTTCACAGAAGATAGTGCTTGTTCCTCTTGATGGCGATTTCCCTTTTGATGATCAGGAAGATTGGTCTGAGAGTTATTTTGATGCCAAAGTTGTATCTGCAAGAGTTGGCAAAAGGCCATTGCTGACTGGGGATCTTGTAGTGGCTCTGAAAGATGGGGTTGCTGATTTAGGCGATGTTGTTTTTACTGATAATTCATGCTGGAGGAGGAGCAGGACGTTTAGGTTAGGGGCAAAattagcccaaagtgcaactggTGGAGTCAGAATTAAGGAAGCAAAGAGCCAAGCCTTCGTGGTAAAAGACCAGCGAGGAGAGT CTTACAAGAAGCACCATCCTCCATCATTGGGTGATGATATATGGCGGTTGGAAAGGATAGCAAAAGATGGAGTTGTGCAAGGACTACTGGCATCATACAAAATATATACTGTGAAAGACTTCCTACAGATGTATAATACCAACAAATCCTCACTATGTGGG GTACTTGGTGGGCCGAATAACAACAATTGGAAGAAGATTATCAAACACGCGAAAGCCTGTGTTGTAGATGAGAAGCTGTACATGTACAGCTGTGTTGCAGAAGGGATCGGGATTTTGTTCAATTCTATTTTGGAGGTTGTGGGTGCAACCTTTGATGGTGAATATCATATCTCCATGAATGAGCTTACCGATTTCCAGAAG TCTATGGTGGAAGCCTTGAAGCAACAAATTTACAAAGATTTGGAGGGGATGTTACCAATGGAAGATTTATCAATGGTTGCAACACCGGTGCTAACAACCAACCTTCATG ATCAACTACAAAGAAAGGCAGAACTGGATCCATTTTCTAATTTTTCAGAATAA
- the LOC111908723 gene encoding pentatricopeptide repeat-containing protein At4g02750 → MSMHSLMPKWNQVPRSSWGVFHSQLLLRSPKLISPASVCLIFTLSTTNLIQDYIRDGNINAARKLFDENPASCNTVAWNSMITGHIRHNQMQSAHDLFDKMPMRDVVSWNAMLSGLNKIKDPHKLHQLFLQMNRAGERPNQFTFSTIISGFLNTFHVLVPQLHSLILHLGLHSNVFVGSALMRGYTHLMDRSSLCRVFDDIHTKDISTWNALLVGYMDLGFIAEAQMTFDMMPEVNIISWTTLVDGYIKNRNINQARHMFDKMPQKNVVSWTAMIKGYVQQENYTNAIQLFISMLHSNTSPNHFTFSTLLDACAGCSMFLLGNQLHSCILKSGLCQELILSTSLIDMYTKCGDIKSAFTIFDSMKTKNTVSWNSIIGGYARHGLAHQALSEFKKMTESGMKPDHVTYINVLSACVHGGLVEEGEHHFHSMVERYGIEAEMKHYTCMVDLYGKAGEVDKAVRLVKEMPFEPDVGVWGALLAGCGLHSCYEVVNGLENLGRDYSSIYNMLIKIHSEKGSWSRAIEMRDMGIKRGVKKQKAGSWVEFSIGAS, encoded by the coding sequence ATGTCAATGCACTCTCTTATGCCAAAGTGGAACCAGGTCCCTCGATCATCTTGGGGAGTCTTCCACAGTCAGTTGCTCCTACGATCACCGAAACTCATTTCCCCTGCATCTGTATGCCTGATATTCACTCTTTCCACCACCAATCTCATTCAAGACTATATCCGCGATGGAAACATAAACGCTGCTCGCAAGCTGTTTGATGAAAATCCCGCATCTTGTAATACTGTCGCTTGGAACTCCATGATCACTGGCCACATCAGACACAACCAGATGCAGTCCGCTCATGACCTATTCGATAAAATGCCCATGAGAGATGTCGTTTCATGGAATGCCATGCTGTCCGGTTTGAACAAGATCAAAGATCCACACAAACTCCACCAACTGTTCTTGCAAATGAACAGAGCTGGGGAAAGGCCCAACCAATTCACATTTTCAACCATAATCAGCGGTTTCTTGAACACGTTTCATGTCTTGGTTCCGCAGCTTCATTCTCTCATTCTTCACTTAGGCCTTCATTCCAATGTCTTCGTGGGGTCAGCATTGATGAGGGGATATACCCATTTAATGGATCGTTCTAGCCTGTGTCGTGTGTTTGATGACATCCATACAAAAGATATCAGTACATGGAACGCATTGCTAGTAGGTTACATGGATTTGGGCTTCATAGCCGAGGCACAGATGACCTTTGACATGATGCCTGAAGTTAACATCATTTCCTGGACCACCTTAGTTGATGGGTACATCAAAAACAGAAATATCAACCAAGCACGCCACATGTTCGACAAAATGCCACAAAAGAACGTGGTCTCCTGGACTGCAATGATCAAAGGGTATGTCCAACAAGAAAACTACACCAATGCCATACAACTATTCATCTCAATGCTACATTCCAACACGTCTCCCAACCATTTCACTTTTTCAACTCTCCTAGACGCATGTGCAGGTTGCTCCATGTTTCTCCTTGGAAACCAGCTTCACTCATGCATTTTAAAATCCGGATTATGTCAAGAACTCATCCTCTCAACCTCCCTCATCGACATGTACACCAAATGTGGGGACATCAAATCTGCATTCACCATATTCGACTCCATGAAAACCAAGAACACAGTTTCATGGAACTCCATCATTGGAGGCTATGCAAGGCATGGATTGGCACACCAAGCTTTATCCGAATTCAAGAAAATGACTGAAAGTGGTATGAAGCCTGATCATGTGACTTACATCAATGTACTATCGGCTTGTGTGCATGGAGGGCTTGTTGAAGAAGGCGAACACCATTTTCACTCAATGGTGGAAAGATATGGAATTGAAGCAGAGATGAAGCATTATACTTGCATGGTGGATTTATATGGGAAAGCAGGTGAAGTTGATAAGGCAGTGAGATTGGTGAAGGAGATGCCTTTTGAACCTGATGTGGGTGTGTGGGGTGCATTGCTTGCTGGTTGTGGATTGCATTCATGTTATGAGGTTGTAAATGGGCTTGAAAATTTAGGAAGAGACTATTCCAGtatttataatatgttaataaagaTACATAGTGAAAAGGGGTCGTGGAGTCGTGCGATTGAGATGAGGGACATGGGGATTAAAAGAGGTGTTAAGAAGCAAAAGGCTGGTAGCTGGGTTGAGTTTTCCATTGGTGCCAGCTAA